Proteins encoded within one genomic window of Pongo abelii isolate AG06213 chromosome 18, NHGRI_mPonAbe1-v2.0_pri, whole genome shotgun sequence:
- the LOC100441984 gene encoding large ribosomal subunit protein eL18, giving the protein MVGVDIRHNKDRKVQRKEPKSQDVYLRLLVKLYRFLARRTNSTFNQVVLKRFMSRTNRPPLSLSRMIRKMKLPGRENKTAVIVGTITDDVRVQEVPKLKVCVLSVNNLARSRVLRAGGKILTFDQLALDSPKGCGTLLPSGPRKGQKVNRHFAKAQGTPHSHTKHYVHSKGRKFERARGRQAS; this is encoded by the coding sequence ATGGTGGGAGTTGACATCCGCCACAACAAGGATCGAAAGGTTCAGCGCAAGGAGCCCAAGAGCCAGGATGTCTACCTGAGGCTATTGGTCAAGCTGTACAGGTTTCTGGCCAGACGAACCAACTCCACATTCAACCAGGTTGTGCTGAAGAGGTTTATGAGTCGTACCAACCGGCCACCTCTGTCCCTTTCCCGGATGATCCGTAAGATGAAGCTTCCTGGCCGGGAAAACAAAACGGCCGTGATTGTGGGGACCATAACAGATGACGTGCGGGTTCAGGAGGTGCCCAAACTGAAGGTGTGTGTGCTGAGTGTGAACAACTTGGCCCGCAGCCGCGTCCTCAGGGCAGGGGGCAAGATCCTCACTTTCGACCAGCTGGCCTTGGACTCCCCCAAGGGCTGCGGCACCTTGCTGCCCTCCGGTCCTCGCAAGGGCCAAAAGGTGAACCGGCATTTCGCGAAGGCCCAGGGAACCCCGCACAGCCACACCAAACACTACGTCCACTCCAAGGGCCGGAAGTTCGAGCGCGCCAGAGGCCGACAGGCCAGCTGA